One region of Armigeres subalbatus isolate Guangzhou_Male chromosome 3, GZ_Asu_2, whole genome shotgun sequence genomic DNA includes:
- the LOC134227255 gene encoding testis-specific serine/threonine-protein kinase 3 isoform X2 produces the protein MDLRTAATEKDLQSALQEGPARVNDDEEQQKRRESVLEMNGYIVQETIGTGAFSNVKKAFSKTLNQLVAVKIISKQKATKDVLNKFLPREIELVRNLKHVNLIRFHECIETTLRFYIVMQYAENGSLLQLVRKEKYLPEERAKSYFSQLISAVEYIHGMGVVHRDIKCENIVFDHSNTLKLIDFGFARGNMQPVLAGGKIKPVLSKTFCGSHAYASPEILKSVPYQPQLSDIWAVGVVLYTMVIGRLPFSNETKLNVLIQQTAAGPKFPKDRCISDECKSLIQKILQPANVRISIEEMRRQLWLTEHDSGYDDMSIEKRYEKKMKLDSSSDSSEGCAKVTISPTSATSGNRDDNNNNTDGKNCTTSQSVLNRKKAVPK, from the exons ATGGATTTAAGAACTGCAGCCACCGAAAAGGATCTTCAGTCGGCTCTTCAAGAAGGCCCAGCTCGCGTAAATGATGACGAAGAGCAACAAAAACGTCGCGAGTCCGTGCTAGAGATGAATGGATATATCGTGCAGGAAACGATCGGCACAGGGGCATTCTCCAATGTGAAG aaagcATTTTCAAAGACCCTCAACCAGCTAGTTGCggtcaaaataatatcaaaacaaAAAGCTACGAAAGATGTCCTGAACAAGTTTCTTCCGAGGGAAATTGAGTTGGTTCGTAATTTGAAACATGTGAATTTGATCCGGTTCCATGAATGCATAGAAACAACGCTCAG ATTCTACATCGTGATGCAATATGCTGAAAATGGTTCCCTTTTGCAACTTGTACGAAAAGAGAAATACCTTCCAGAGGAAAGGGCAAAATCCTACTTCAGTCAACTTATCAGCGCCGTGGAATACATTCATGGGATGGGAGTCGTGCATCGGGACATCAAGTGCGAGAACATCGTTTTCGACCATAGCAACACGCTGAAGCTGATCGATTTTGGATTCGCTCGAGGCAACATGCAGCCAGTTTTGGCTGGCGGCAAGATCAAGCCTGTTTTGTCCAAGACCTTCTGCGGAAGCCATGCGTACGCCAGTCCGGAAATATTGAAATCCGTACCATATCAGCCACAGTTGTCGGATATTTGGGCCGTCGGAGTGGTACTCTACACAATGGTGATTGGTCGGCTACCATTTTCGAACGAAACGAAGCTTAATGTGCTCATTCAG CAAACCGCGGCTGGGCCAAAATTCCCCAAGGATCGCTGCATCAGTGACGAGTGTAAATCTTTGATTCAAAAAATTCTACAACCGGCCAATGTGAGGATTTCGATCGAGGAAATGCGCCGCCAGCTGTGGCTCACCGAACATGATTCCGGATACGACGATATGAGTATTGAGAAAAGGTATGAAAAGAAAATGAAGCTTGATAGCTCCAGTGATAGCAGCGAGGGCTGTGCCAAAGTGACCATCAGCCCCACCAGTGCTACCTCCGGTAACCGTGatgacaacaacaacaacaccgATGGCAAGAATTGTACAACGTCGCAGAGTGTACTGAACCGGAAGAAGGCAGTgcccaaatga
- the LOC134227255 gene encoding testis-specific serine/threonine-protein kinase 2 isoform X3, with product MQYAENGSLLQLVRKEKYLPEERAKSYFSQLISAVEYIHGMGVVHRDIKCENIVFDHSNTLKLIDFGFARGNMQPVLAGGKIKPVLSKTFCGSHAYASPEILKSVPYQPQLSDIWAVGVVLYTMVIGRLPFSNETKLNVLIQQTAAGPKFPKDRCISDECKSLIQKILQPANVRISIEEMRRQLWLTEHDSGYDDMSIEKRYEKKMKLDSSSDSSEGCAKVTISPTSATSGNRDDNNNNTDGKNCTTSQSVLNRKKAVPK from the exons ATGCAATATGCTGAAAATGGTTCCCTTTTGCAACTTGTACGAAAAGAGAAATACCTTCCAGAGGAAAGGGCAAAATCCTACTTCAGTCAACTTATCAGCGCCGTGGAATACATTCATGGGATGGGAGTCGTGCATCGGGACATCAAGTGCGAGAACATCGTTTTCGACCATAGCAACACGCTGAAGCTGATCGATTTTGGATTCGCTCGAGGCAACATGCAGCCAGTTTTGGCTGGCGGCAAGATCAAGCCTGTTTTGTCCAAGACCTTCTGCGGAAGCCATGCGTACGCCAGTCCGGAAATATTGAAATCCGTACCATATCAGCCACAGTTGTCGGATATTTGGGCCGTCGGAGTGGTACTCTACACAATGGTGATTGGTCGGCTACCATTTTCGAACGAAACGAAGCTTAATGTGCTCATTCAG CAAACCGCGGCTGGGCCAAAATTCCCCAAGGATCGCTGCATCAGTGACGAGTGTAAATCTTTGATTCAAAAAATTCTACAACCGGCCAATGTGAGGATTTCGATCGAGGAAATGCGCCGCCAGCTGTGGCTCACCGAACATGATTCCGGATACGACGATATGAGTATTGAGAAAAGGTATGAAAAGAAAATGAAGCTTGATAGCTCCAGTGATAGCAGCGAGGGCTGTGCCAAAGTGACCATCAGCCCCACCAGTGCTACCTCCGGTAACCGTGatgacaacaacaacaacaccgATGGCAAGAATTGTACAACGTCGCAGAGTGTACTGAACCGGAAGAAGGCAGTgcccaaatga